TTTTGCCTCATTTAGCTGACTTTCTACACTAGTTAATAAAGACTGTGCTAAATTTCTTAATGCTTTTGGTGGTAGCTCTTCTGTACCTAACTCAAATAAAAAATCTTTTGTAACTTTACTCATTTACAAACCTTATAAATAGATGTTTATTTTTAATGTCTAAATAGTTTGGTGTATTATAACTTAATAACCTAAAGAATTTAACTAGACTTCGATGTTTATTGATACACATTGTCACTTAGACTTTGATATTTTTGATAAAACTCGTCAAAAAATACTGCAAAACTGTAATAAATTAGGTGTTAACTACTTTATAAATCCTGCTACCCAAAGAAGTAATTGGAACAAGCTAATAGAGATTAATAGACAGTTTAGCAAAATTACCGTATGTTTTGGTTTACATCCTGTGTTTATTGATAAACATACTCATACTAACTTAAAAGATTTAGAATCATATAGCCTAGATTACCCGACAAAACTTATTGGCGAAATTGGTCTAGATAAAAGACTTAAAAATTTTGACAAACAGTTAGAATTTTTCTCAGCACAAATAACAATAGCTAAAAACCTTGATAAACAAGTAATTATTCATGCTGTAAAATCGCATAATGAGATAATAAAAATTATTAAAGACTTAAAATTTCAAAATGGTGGAATTATCCACGCTTTTAATGCAAATTATGATATTGCACAAAAATATATAGATCTTGGTTTTAAATTAGGAATTGGTGGAATAATCTCTCATCCCCAAACAAAACTTAAACAGACTCTACAAAAAATAAAGCCGCAAAATATTGTTTTAGAAACAGACTCACCAGATATGCAGCTTTACAATAGTAGTGATAATATTAATACTCCAGAAAATATCCCTAAGATTTTTGAGCTAATAAGCAATATTTATCAAACAAATCCTGATATACTAAAACAACAAATTTACACTACCAGCTTAGAATTTATCTAGAAAATGTATATATCTAACTTACGCTTACAAAATTTTAGAAATATACCTTTTAAAAGCTTTGAGTTTAAAAATAGTTTAAATTTTATAGTTGGTAAAAATGGCTCAGGTAAAACGTCGATTCTTGAATCAATATATTTTTTATCACATAGTCGCTCATTTCGTAGCTCGCAGTTAAACAGGATTGTTAATCAGAATGCTGATGAATTTATAATCTATACTAAAGCTTATAATCCTAATGAGATAACTATATCGCTGTCACGCAAAAAAAATACTAATAATATCTCTAAATTTAATTCTGAAATACAGAAAAATCATACTGAAATAACGCGTAATCTCCCTATACAACTAATAAACCCTGAGAGCTTCAACATCATCAACTCTGGAGCACAACAAAGATGCAAAGTGCTCGACTGGGGAGCTTTTTACCTTGATAAAAACTTCTTAAAAATATGGCAACAAACTAAATTTCTCATAAAACAAAGAAACTCTGCTTTAAAACAGAACTACCCTTATAACTATATACTCAGTATAGACAAAAAACTTTGTGAGTTTGCTGAAATACTTGATTACAAAAGACAAACATATTTTGCAAAACTCAAACCAAAAGTCTATGAAATTCTAGCTGAGTTTAATCCCGAGCTAGAGCTAGATATAGAATATTTTCGAGGCTGGAATTTACATAAAGATCTATCTCAAGTGCTAGAAGAATCTTTTAACTATGATAATAGATATAAAGTCACTAATCATGGCCCACATAAAGCCGATATAGTTCTAACTATTAATAACAAACCTATCCAAGATATTTTCTCGCGTGGACAACAAAAATTACTTATTTGTGCACTAAAATTAGCACAAGGAGAAATTCATAACTCTGAAAATGATAATAAATGTATTTATCTGATAGATGATATAACTTCTGAACTTGATAATACTCATACACAAACATTATTTAATTATCTTAAACAACTTAAATCACAAGTTTTTATAACAACTACAGAAAAAAATAAAATTGATGAATTTATTGATTCAGATAGCTATATATTAGAAATATAAATCTTATAAGGATTTAAAACTATGAAAAAAAAGTTGCTAAGAAATTAAAGAGCATGCTGTAGTGCTTGAACCCCTCAATTTGTGCTTGAACTAGGATACGTGTATCCAAATATCGGAAATATTAATAAAACATAAAGAAAAACTTTAGAATAGTGGCCTAAGATATACAGCATTAAAGAATTAAACTTTAAACACGCAAATTAGATAAGCTTTTAACAACCCCTTTCTATAGGAGCTATTTCTGTTTATTATGAGGTATATATTCAAAAACGTGAGCTAAAATGTGCTTGTGTTGGTGGAAACAGTAAAGTACCTCTTGTTTTTTATCATTAACTAAAAATATAATGATGATAATTATGGGTGTCTGGATGCTATTTGCATAAATAAGTTTCTTATATTCTGGAGAAATGACTAAATGAAAAAAATAAAAGCAATCTTTTTTATAATATTAGTAATAACGTTAGTTTTTATAACATTTTTTTATTATAAAAACACTAATGAGAAAAACATAAAGTTGCAAGTTACTAATAAAAATATTCAAGTTGATGGCAAAAATGTAACTGTAAATACAATTGAACAAGCTGATGGTACTTGGGGTTATTATGGAACTGTAGGAGGTGATTTCAATGTAACAGTTGAAAATAAATTAAAAGATCCAACTGTTATACACTGGCATGGCTTAATACTACCAAATAAAGATGATGGTACTGAACTAACACAAAAAAATATTAATCCAGGAAAATCATATAATTATCATTTCAAATTAAAACATAGCGGGACATTTTGGATGCATTCTCACTATGGTTTTCAAGAACAAAACCTTCTTGAGGCACCTTTTATAGTTTATCCAAGAAACTATGATAATAAGAATGATATTGTAATAATGTTTCAAGATTTTAGCTATAAGGCTCCAGAAAAAATAATGAATGATCTTAAACATAGTGATGGTACTAAAAATCATTATATGCACCATATGCATAACATGGCTATGACAATGGGTGAGGAAATGAAACCAGACTTAAATGATGTCGAATATGATGCATTTTTAACAAACTATAAGAATACAGATGATCCAGAAATTAAAAAAGTAGTTCCTGGGCAAAAATATCGTTTAAGATTTATTAATGGTTCTTCAGCAACTAACTTTTGGATCAACTTAGGCAAATTAAAAGGTAAAGTTCTAGCGGTAGATGGTCAAGATGTTAAACCATTTGAAGGTAGTCTTTTTCAACTAGCAATAGCACAAAGAATGGATATAGAAATTACAATACCTAGTTCTGGAATTTTTCCTATCATAGGACAAGTTGAAGGAGAAAAAGAGCAAACAGGGATTATTCTGACCACAGATGTTAAAAACGATGATAAAAACTTAACTATAGAAAAGCAAGCTACTTCTAACTCTAAAGCATTTAATTATGAGCAATTAAGAAAATTACATGCTAAAAATAATGATATAAATAGCTCTAAAATTGAAAAAACTATAAATCTGAAACTAACTGGGAATATGCAAGATTATATTTGGCAAATCAATGGACAAACTTGGCCAAATATATCTCCAATACAGTTAAAGTATGGAAAAACTTATTTATTTAAAATAGAGAATGATACAGGGATGTCTCACCCTATACATATTCATGGTCATGTATTTAAGTTGATTGATATAAATGATAAACCTATAAAAGATGGTGTTATTAGAGATACTATATATGTCGCACCTAAGTCTAGTGTAACAATAGCATTAAAAGCAGATCAATTAGGAAAATGGTTTATACATTGCCATATGCTATATCACATGCATTCTGGAATGATGACCTTCATAGAAACAAAGCAATAATTTATTAACTCTTTTTACAAAATTTTATAAAACCGTAACTTTCTGTTCATTCGTTCCCTATGGTCCTATTAGTTATTAAATCAAACAATATATTAAATCACAAATGCAAATATATGATACAAAATTAAATGATGTACAAAATCATGATATTAAAAGTTTCAAAAAATAGCGGTGATAAACTATATTCTAATATTGCCTCAACTTATAAAGGTAGAAATTATCAAGCTATTAAATATAATAATTGTGTAATATTACTTGATAAGAGGTATTTACAACAATTAAAACCATAAAACATCTCTAATCATTACCTATTTAATCTGATAAAATATTATTTGAAAAATATAACTTAAAACTAACCTATTGATATCTAAATATGCTTAAACAAATCACCACCTTTTTATCTTTGATTATTATGCTAACATCTTGTTCATCTATAGATGCCTATGAAAATAATTTATGGAATAAATATCATAAAAAAACATCAACTAGCTCTGAACTACACTCAAAGCTAGTTAAAGTCCATAATCGTGACAGTTTAGCCTTTACATATTCACCTTATAGGGCAGATTTTCGTAATAAACTATAAAACTAATTGCTAGACTTGCGATTAACTGCAGCATTAGTGATGTAAACACCTAAAAATACTACCCCACCAAATAATAAAGATAAAGTTGAAATAGTTTCACCATAGAAAAGAAAACCAATAAAAATAACTAAAAATGGTAACGTATTTTGAAACACTGCTGTTTTATATACACCAATCTCTTCAAGAGCTCCTAAGTACCATACATATGCTACTACAGTTGCAAAAGTAGCTATATAAAACATACTTCCCCAGAATTTAAAATCTGTATGCGCTAACTGCGAAAAATCCGCTTTAAATAAACTTACAATAGCAAACATCGTCATACCGACTATAGCACCATAAGTGTTTATCGTAATCATATGTACGCCTTCTCTGACACAACACTTGCCTAAGATTGCATAAGCTGCAAAGCATACCACAGCTAAAACACTTAATACTTCACCTAAATTAATCTGGATACCATTTAAACATTCTGCTGCACCATTAGAGAATAAAACCACGCCAATCGTACCAAGCAATGCTACAAGTATACCGATCTTGGCTTGTTGATTTACTTTGAGATTAAAAATATAGCTAGACAAAATCGTTATCAGACAAGGGGTAAAAGCATAAATAATAGCTACAATATTTCCTGAGATTAATTTCTCAGCCCATAGGAATGTTATATTATATAAAAAAACGCCGAAAAAACCTACAGCAATAACATATGCCCACTGCTTTAGATTCAAGCGTGGAAAAAATGTCTTTGTAAAAAAATAATGAATTACAATAAAAATCAAAGATGCAAAAGCATAACGAATCAGGCCAACCAGATATATATCCACATATCTAAGTGGTAAAGGAGCTATATGGTATAAACTTGCCCAAAACACCAAAGCTAGAACTATCTTAGTGTAGCCTTTTACTAATGAAGAATTCATGATTTTTATGGTTATCTATTTTTTATCAGATACTCTACTATATCTGGGTTTAATAGTGTAGAGGTATCGCCAAAATTTTCGAAATCTTTTGCAGCTATTTTTCTTAAGATTCTACGCATGATTTTACCTGAGCGAGTTTTTGGTAGCTCTGGAGTAAATTGGATAAACTCTGGAGTCGCAACTGGACCTATTTCTTGTCTGACGTATTTAACCAAAGTTTTTCTAACTTCATCTAAAGCCTCTTTAGTACCATTTTTACCTTGTTTAAGTATACAGTAAACATATATGGCCTCACCTTTGATCTCATGTGGCATACCAACCACTGCACTCTCTGCAACATCTGGATGAGTGTTTAGCACTGCTTCAATCTCTGCAGTTGCCATCCTATGCCCAGAGACATTAATAACGTCATCCATACGCCCTTCAATCCAAATATAACCATCTTCATCTCTTCGCGCGGCATCACCTGAAAAATAATAACCATTAAAACTAGAAAAATAAGTTTGAAGATATCTATCATGATCACCGTAGATTGTTCTTGCCATACCAGGTGTTGCTCTTTTTATACATAAAGCACCTTTACCAACTCCTGTTATCTCATTGCCATCAGTATCAAGCAATGCCACTTCAACGCCAAAGAAAGGTTTAGAAGCCGAACCAGGCTTAAGTTTATGTGCACCAGGTAGCGGGGTTATCATATGACCACCAGTTTCAGTTTGCCACCATGTATCTACAAGTGGCGCTTGGTTATTACCAGCTTTCTCAACAAACCAATTCCAAGCTTCTGGGTTTATTGGCTCACCAACTGAGCCTAATACCCTTAAAGAATTTCTACGAGTATTAGCTAAAAACTCATCGCCAACCTTTAGCAAAGATCTTACCAAAGTTGGTGCAGTATACAAAATACTAACATTATGTTGGTCAACTTCCTGCCATAATCTTGAAGCATCTGGATAAGTAGGTACACCCTCAAATATCACTGATGTTGCGCCATTTGCAAGAGGCCCATAAACAACATAAGTGTGCCCTGTTATCCAACCAATATCTGCAGTACACCAATATACATCATGATCTTTATAATCAAAAACAAGTTTATGTGTCATACTTGCATAAACCAAATATCCAGCTGAAGAGTGCACTAAGCCTTTAGGAGCACCTGTAGAGCCAGATGTATAGAGCATAAACAAAGGTGTTTCAGCAGCAAAAGCTTGTGGCAGATGCTCATTTGAACCTTTTTTTAGCTCTTGTGTATAGCAAATATCCTTATTATCATTCCAGCTAATATTATCTGTGCCAGTGTTACGCACAACTAAGACCTTTCTGATAAAATCAATTTCAGCAACAACTTTATCAACGGATGCTTTCATAGCTATTCTTTTGCCTGATCTGACAGACTCATCAACCGTTATAATAAAATCACTCTTAGCGTTGACAATACGCTGTTTTAGCGACTCTGCTGAAAATCCACCAAAAACTACAGAATGGATCGCACCAATACGCGCACATGCTAGCATAGCATATATCGACTCTGGCACTAGAGGCATATAGATAGTTACAACATCACTTTTTTTAACTCCATTAGCTTCAAGTATGTTAGCCATTTCACACACACGATGATATAGCTCTCTGTAGGTTATTTTCTTAGATTTTCTTGGATTGTCAGCCTGCCATATAAAAGCAACCTGGTTTGCCCTAGCTGGTAAGTGCCTGTCAACACAATTATAGCATACATTTAATTGTCCATCCTCAAACCACTTGATATCAACCGGAGCAAAACTACTATTATAGACTTTAGTAAAAGGTTTATGCCAATATATACGATTCGCTTGTTTAGCCCAGAACTGCTCTGGATTTTCTAGAGATTGTTTATAAAGTTTTTCATATAGTTCGGAATTAATATGCGCTTGATCAATAAAATCCTGAGATACTTGAAACTTTGAGTATGGCATACACTTTGTCTTTAAATTTTATACTAAATCTCATATTAGCATATTCAGCTAAAATTGTAATATCTTGTTACTAAATAAAAATTGTTAATAATTTAACAACAATGATTAATATTTG
This Francisella opportunistica DNA region includes the following protein-coding sequences:
- a CDS encoding TatD family hydrolase, whose amino-acid sequence is MFIDTHCHLDFDIFDKTRQKILQNCNKLGVNYFINPATQRSNWNKLIEINRQFSKITVCFGLHPVFIDKHTHTNLKDLESYSLDYPTKLIGEIGLDKRLKNFDKQLEFFSAQITIAKNLDKQVIIHAVKSHNEIIKIIKDLKFQNGGIIHAFNANYDIAQKYIDLGFKLGIGGIISHPQTKLKQTLQKIKPQNIVLETDSPDMQLYNSSDNINTPENIPKIFELISNIYQTNPDILKQQIYTTSLEFI
- the recF gene encoding DNA replication/repair protein RecF (All proteins in this family for which functions are known are DNA-binding proteins that assist the filamentation of RecA onto DNA for the initiation of recombination or recombinational repair.), which encodes MYISNLRLQNFRNIPFKSFEFKNSLNFIVGKNGSGKTSILESIYFLSHSRSFRSSQLNRIVNQNADEFIIYTKAYNPNEITISLSRKKNTNNISKFNSEIQKNHTEITRNLPIQLINPESFNIINSGAQQRCKVLDWGAFYLDKNFLKIWQQTKFLIKQRNSALKQNYPYNYILSIDKKLCEFAEILDYKRQTYFAKLKPKVYEILAEFNPELELDIEYFRGWNLHKDLSQVLEESFNYDNRYKVTNHGPHKADIVLTINNKPIQDIFSRGQQKLLICALKLAQGEIHNSENDNKCIYLIDDITSELDNTHTQTLFNYLKQLKSQVFITTTEKNKIDEFIDSDSYILEI
- a CDS encoding multicopper oxidase family protein; the protein is MKKIKAIFFIILVITLVFITFFYYKNTNEKNIKLQVTNKNIQVDGKNVTVNTIEQADGTWGYYGTVGGDFNVTVENKLKDPTVIHWHGLILPNKDDGTELTQKNINPGKSYNYHFKLKHSGTFWMHSHYGFQEQNLLEAPFIVYPRNYDNKNDIVIMFQDFSYKAPEKIMNDLKHSDGTKNHYMHHMHNMAMTMGEEMKPDLNDVEYDAFLTNYKNTDDPEIKKVVPGQKYRLRFINGSSATNFWINLGKLKGKVLAVDGQDVKPFEGSLFQLAIAQRMDIEITIPSSGIFPIIGQVEGEKEQTGIILTTDVKNDDKNLTIEKQATSNSKAFNYEQLRKLHAKNNDINSSKIEKTINLKLTGNMQDYIWQINGQTWPNISPIQLKYGKTYLFKIENDTGMSHPIHIHGHVFKLIDINDKPIKDGVIRDTIYVAPKSSVTIALKADQLGKWFIHCHMLYHMHSGMMTFIETKQ
- the acs gene encoding acetate--CoA ligase, with protein sequence MPYSKFQVSQDFIDQAHINSELYEKLYKQSLENPEQFWAKQANRIYWHKPFTKVYNSSFAPVDIKWFEDGQLNVCYNCVDRHLPARANQVAFIWQADNPRKSKKITYRELYHRVCEMANILEANGVKKSDVVTIYMPLVPESIYAMLACARIGAIHSVVFGGFSAESLKQRIVNAKSDFIITVDESVRSGKRIAMKASVDKVVAEIDFIRKVLVVRNTGTDNISWNDNKDICYTQELKKGSNEHLPQAFAAETPLFMLYTSGSTGAPKGLVHSSAGYLVYASMTHKLVFDYKDHDVYWCTADIGWITGHTYVVYGPLANGATSVIFEGVPTYPDASRLWQEVDQHNVSILYTAPTLVRSLLKVGDEFLANTRRNSLRVLGSVGEPINPEAWNWFVEKAGNNQAPLVDTWWQTETGGHMITPLPGAHKLKPGSASKPFFGVEVALLDTDGNEITGVGKGALCIKRATPGMARTIYGDHDRYLQTYFSSFNGYYFSGDAARRDEDGYIWIEGRMDDVINVSGHRMATAEIEAVLNTHPDVAESAVVGMPHEIKGEAIYVYCILKQGKNGTKEALDEVRKTLVKYVRQEIGPVATPEFIQFTPELPKTRSGKIMRRILRKIAAKDFENFGDTSTLLNPDIVEYLIKNR
- a CDS encoding DMT family transporter; translated protein: MNSSLVKGYTKIVLALVFWASLYHIAPLPLRYVDIYLVGLIRYAFASLIFIVIHYFFTKTFFPRLNLKQWAYVIAVGFFGVFLYNITFLWAEKLISGNIVAIIYAFTPCLITILSSYIFNLKVNQQAKIGILVALLGTIGVVLFSNGAAECLNGIQINLGEVLSVLAVVCFAAYAILGKCCVREGVHMITINTYGAIVGMTMFAIVSLFKADFSQLAHTDFKFWGSMFYIATFATVVAYVWYLGALEEIGVYKTAVFQNTLPFLVIFIGFLFYGETISTLSLLFGGVVFLGVYITNAAVNRKSSN